The Micromonospora sp. NBC_00421 genome contains a region encoding:
- a CDS encoding AAA family ATPase: MTDISDTLASLPSPVEADAAGAELEQTFFEVRRVIVGQDRLVERLLIALIADGHCLLEGVPGVAKTLAAQTLATVVGGSFTRIQFTPDLVPSDIVGTRIYRASTENFDVELGPIMANLVLADEINRAPAKVQSALLEAMAERQVTIGGRSWPVPEPFLVLATQNPIESEGVYQLPEAQRDRFLMKIVVDYPSDADELAILYRMSSDRPRPRRVLDAVRLRDYQRRAAHVFVHHALAEYVVRLILATRDPGRFGLPEIAPLLAYGASPRATLGLVAAARAQALLRGREYVLPEDVRELAVDVLAHRLVLSFDAVADGVSAEAVVHRLVQAVPPPVLATGHPEYTPDLAAA; encoded by the coding sequence GTGACGGACATCTCGGACACCCTGGCCAGCCTGCCCAGCCCGGTCGAAGCCGACGCGGCAGGCGCCGAGTTGGAACAGACCTTCTTCGAGGTCAGACGCGTGATCGTCGGGCAGGACCGGCTCGTCGAACGGCTGCTCATCGCGCTGATCGCCGACGGTCACTGCCTCCTGGAGGGAGTGCCCGGCGTAGCCAAGACGCTTGCCGCACAGACCCTCGCCACCGTCGTCGGCGGCAGCTTCACCCGCATCCAGTTCACCCCCGACCTGGTCCCCTCCGACATCGTCGGCACCCGGATCTACCGCGCCTCCACCGAGAACTTCGACGTCGAGCTCGGCCCGATCATGGCCAACCTGGTGCTCGCCGACGAGATCAACCGGGCCCCGGCCAAGGTGCAGTCCGCGCTGCTGGAGGCGATGGCCGAGCGGCAGGTCACCATCGGTGGCCGGAGCTGGCCGGTGCCCGAGCCGTTCCTGGTGCTGGCCACCCAGAACCCGATCGAGTCCGAGGGGGTGTACCAGCTCCCCGAGGCGCAACGGGACCGCTTCCTCATGAAGATCGTCGTCGACTACCCGAGCGACGCCGACGAGTTGGCCATCCTCTACCGGATGAGCAGCGACCGGCCCCGCCCCCGTCGGGTGCTCGACGCGGTCCGGCTGCGCGACTACCAGCGCCGGGCCGCCCACGTCTTCGTGCACCACGCGCTCGCCGAGTACGTGGTCCGGCTGATCCTGGCCACCCGTGACCCGGGCCGCTTCGGGCTGCCGGAGATCGCCCCGCTGCTGGCGTACGGGGCGAGCCCCCGGGCCACCCTCGGCCTGGTCGCCGCCGCCCGCGCCCAGGCGCTGCTGCGGGGCCGCGAGTACGTGCTCCCCGAGGACGTCCGCGAACTCGCGGTCGACGTGCTCGCCCACCGGCTGGTGCTCTCCTTCGACGCGGTCGCCGACGGGGTCTCCGCCGAGGCGGTGGTGCACCGGCTGGTCCAAGCGGTGCCCCCGCCGGTGCTCGCCACCGGCCACCCCGAGTACACGCCCGACCTGGCGGCGGCGTGA
- a CDS encoding tyrosine-protein phosphatase: MNPTEDSRRIPFSAMFNFRDVGGYPGHDGRTVRWGRLYRSDSPHRIDGNDREAFTALGIRTVIDLRRPDEVARDGRVPDVDGLAYRHIHPEHADWALRMYEPDSSLARYLADRYVDLADTGTAGLAEAVGLIADSANAPVLVHCVAGKDRTGIVCALTLSVLGVDDDRIAEDYALSTEASQRFSAWLAEAMPDAQKPPAPFLGSPAEAMSLFLTELRRRHGSIEDYLRHAGVTDAQLAALRDHLLEQPDRTQ, from the coding sequence ATGAACCCCACCGAGGACAGTCGCCGCATCCCGTTCTCCGCGATGTTCAACTTCCGCGACGTCGGCGGCTATCCCGGCCACGACGGTCGTACCGTCCGCTGGGGCCGGCTCTACCGATCGGACTCCCCGCACCGGATCGACGGCAACGACCGGGAGGCCTTCACCGCCCTCGGCATCCGTACCGTGATCGACCTGCGCCGCCCGGACGAGGTGGCCCGGGACGGCCGGGTGCCCGACGTGGACGGACTCGCCTACCGGCACATCCACCCCGAGCACGCCGACTGGGCGCTGCGGATGTACGAGCCGGACTCCAGCCTGGCCCGCTACCTCGCCGACCGGTACGTCGACCTCGCCGACACCGGCACCGCCGGGCTGGCCGAGGCGGTCGGCCTGATCGCCGACAGCGCCAACGCTCCCGTCCTGGTGCACTGCGTCGCGGGCAAGGACCGCACCGGCATCGTCTGTGCACTGACCCTGTCGGTGCTCGGCGTCGACGACGACCGGATCGCCGAGGACTACGCGCTGAGCACCGAGGCATCCCAACGGTTCAGCGCCTGGTTGGCGGAGGCCATGCCGGACGCCCAGAAGCCGCCCGCGCCGTTCCTGGGCTCCCCCGCCGAGGCGATGTCGCTCTTCCTCACCGAACTGCGCCGGCGGCACGGTTCGATCGAGGACTACCTGCGGCACGCCGGAGTCACCGACGCCCAACTCGCCGCCCTCCGCGACCACCTGCTGGAGCAGCCCGACCGAACGCAGTAG
- a CDS encoding 3-isopropylmalate dehydrogenase gives MARIAVVAGDGIGPEVVAQALKVLDAVLPGVEATEYDLGAARYHRTGEVLPDSVLTELAGHDAILLGAVGDPTVPPGVLERGLLLKLRFAFDQYVNLRPSRLWPGVAGPLANVKPGEVDLVVVREGTEGLYAGAGGSLHRDTPAEVATEESLNTRHGVERVIRDAFARAGRRERRKVTLVHKTNVLTHAGSLWARAFAAVAAEHPDVDTEYQHVDAAAMFLVTQPQRYDVVVTDNLFGDILTDIAAAVTGGIGLAASGCINPAGAYPSMFEPVHGSAPDIAGKGVADPVAAVLSAALLLDQLGHADAAARVTGAVAAELAARTSGVALRTDEVGDRLAAHAAA, from the coding sequence GTGGCACGGATCGCGGTGGTGGCCGGGGACGGGATCGGACCAGAGGTGGTCGCGCAGGCCCTCAAGGTCCTCGACGCCGTGCTCCCCGGGGTCGAGGCCACGGAGTACGACCTCGGCGCGGCGCGGTACCACCGCACCGGTGAGGTGCTGCCCGACTCGGTGCTGACCGAGCTGGCCGGTCACGACGCGATCCTGCTCGGCGCGGTCGGCGACCCGACCGTGCCGCCCGGCGTGCTGGAGCGCGGCCTGCTGCTGAAGCTCCGCTTCGCCTTCGACCAGTACGTCAACCTGCGGCCGTCCCGCCTCTGGCCGGGGGTGGCCGGTCCGCTGGCCAACGTCAAGCCGGGCGAGGTCGACCTGGTCGTCGTCCGGGAGGGCACCGAGGGTCTCTACGCCGGTGCCGGCGGCAGCCTGCACCGGGACACCCCGGCCGAAGTGGCCACGGAGGAGAGCCTGAACACCCGGCACGGGGTGGAGCGGGTCATCCGGGACGCGTTCGCCCGTGCCGGTCGCCGGGAACGCCGCAAGGTCACCCTGGTGCACAAGACCAACGTGCTGACCCACGCCGGCTCGTTGTGGGCGCGCGCGTTCGCGGCCGTCGCCGCCGAGCACCCCGACGTCGACACCGAGTACCAGCACGTCGACGCCGCCGCCATGTTCCTGGTCACCCAGCCCCAGCGGTACGACGTGGTGGTCACCGACAACCTGTTCGGTGACATCCTCACCGACATCGCTGCCGCGGTGACCGGGGGAATCGGTCTGGCGGCCAGCGGCTGCATCAACCCCGCCGGGGCGTACCCGTCGATGTTCGAGCCGGTGCACGGCTCGGCGCCGGACATCGCCGGCAAGGGGGTCGCCGACCCGGTGGCCGCCGTGCTCTCCGCCGCGCTCCTGCTCGACCAGCTCGGTCACGCCGATGCCGCCGCCCGGGTGACCGGTGCGGTCGCCGCCGAGCTGGCCGCCCGTACGTCGGGCGTGGCGTTGCGGACCGACGAGGTGGGGGATCGGCTCGCCGCACACGCGGCGGCCTGA
- a CDS encoding VWA domain-containing protein: MNWQSPTRLLLLLGVVALAAGYLLMQRRRSRYAVRFTNLRLLDRVAPQRPAWRRHVPAGLFLAMLALLVVGFARPTAEVRVPRERATVMVAVDVSTSMLATDVEPDRLTAAKEAARTFVDGLPDEFNVGLVAFAGSAAVLVPPSTDRGALHDGIDRLAEGITGVQGTAIGEAISASLGAVKSLDEKAAKQPPPARVILLSDGANTSGADPMEAASAAVAAKVPVHTISFGTPGGFVDRGGRPIQVPVDGQTLRAVADETGGGFHEAGSSAELRNVYEDIGSSVGYRKERQDISARFIGFGLVFAMGAAVGSMRWFSRLP; the protein is encoded by the coding sequence GTGAACTGGCAGTCACCCACCCGGCTCCTGCTGCTGCTGGGGGTGGTCGCGCTGGCCGCCGGCTACCTGCTGATGCAACGCCGACGCAGCCGGTACGCGGTCCGCTTCACCAACCTGCGGCTGCTCGACCGGGTCGCCCCGCAGCGACCCGCCTGGCGGCGGCACGTGCCCGCCGGGCTCTTCCTGGCCATGCTGGCGCTGCTGGTGGTCGGCTTCGCCCGGCCCACCGCCGAGGTACGGGTGCCCCGCGAGCGGGCCACCGTGATGGTCGCCGTGGACGTCTCCACGTCGATGCTCGCCACCGACGTCGAACCGGACCGGTTGACCGCCGCCAAGGAGGCCGCCCGGACCTTCGTCGACGGGCTGCCCGACGAGTTCAACGTGGGCCTGGTCGCCTTCGCCGGCAGCGCGGCGGTGCTGGTGCCGCCGAGCACCGACCGGGGTGCCCTGCACGACGGCATCGACCGGCTCGCCGAGGGGATCACCGGGGTGCAGGGCACCGCCATCGGCGAGGCGATCAGCGCCTCCCTCGGCGCGGTGAAGAGCCTCGACGAGAAGGCGGCCAAGCAACCGCCGCCGGCCCGGGTCATCCTGCTCTCCGACGGGGCGAACACCTCCGGCGCGGACCCGATGGAGGCTGCCTCGGCGGCCGTCGCGGCGAAGGTGCCGGTGCACACCATCTCGTTCGGCACCCCGGGTGGCTTCGTCGACCGGGGGGGCCGGCCGATCCAGGTGCCTGTCGACGGGCAGACCCTCCGGGCGGTCGCCGACGAGACCGGGGGCGGGTTCCACGAGGCGGGCAGCAGCGCCGAACTGCGCAACGTGTACGAGGACATCGGCTCCTCGGTCGGCTACCGCAAGGAACGTCAGGACATCTCCGCCCGGTTCATCGGGTTCGGGCTGGTCTTCGCCATGGGTGCCGCAGTCGGGTCGATGCGCTGGTTCTCCCGTCTTCCCTGA
- a CDS encoding FAD:protein FMN transferase, with product MRTEQQRGPGRLDEQPRTRWVDQGAFSRRRPDLRLGTHSHRLDRVGDPPGGRIAVQHSVRTGTAEYSLLLNAPEQLGRRVVGDALRDAVAELRAIDLTYGPNRPESLVSRLRRGEISPESYPPLTDLVDRCAAMRAATDGWFDAWAVPGGFDPGGLLNGWAVERAATRLRAAGITDYAVLSGADLTVRGHAAHGGPWRVAVHHPTDGRRTPLVLEMTAGAVGTSGVSGRRGHVVDPHTGEPAGQLVAATVVGPDLAVADAYATALYAAGPVGLSWFRTDSAYQALFAHRRR from the coding sequence ATGCGGACCGAGCAGCAGCGGGGACCAGGCCGACTGGACGAACAACCGCGCACCCGTTGGGTGGACCAGGGGGCGTTCTCCCGACGCCGTCCCGACCTGCGCCTCGGCACGCACAGCCACCGCCTCGACCGCGTCGGTGACCCGCCCGGCGGCCGGATCGCCGTGCAGCACTCCGTCCGGACCGGCACCGCCGAATACTCGCTCCTGCTCAACGCCCCCGAGCAACTGGGCCGACGGGTGGTCGGCGACGCGCTGCGCGACGCCGTCGCCGAACTGCGGGCCATCGACCTCACGTACGGGCCGAACCGGCCGGAGAGCCTGGTCTCCCGGTTACGGCGCGGCGAGATCAGCCCCGAGTCGTACCCGCCGCTGACCGACCTGGTCGACCGCTGCGCGGCCATGCGGGCCGCCACCGACGGTTGGTTCGACGCCTGGGCCGTCCCCGGCGGTTTCGACCCCGGCGGCCTGCTCAACGGTTGGGCGGTGGAGCGGGCCGCGACCCGGCTGCGGGCCGCCGGCATCACCGACTACGCGGTGCTCTCCGGCGCCGACCTGACGGTACGCGGACACGCCGCGCACGGCGGCCCGTGGCGGGTGGCGGTGCACCACCCCACCGACGGCCGGCGCACCCCGCTGGTGCTGGAGATGACGGCCGGCGCGGTCGGCACCTCCGGGGTGAGTGGCCGGCGGGGACACGTGGTCGACCCGCACACCGGGGAACCGGCCGGGCAGCTGGTCGCCGCGACCGTCGTCGGACCGGACCTGGCGGTGGCCGACGCCTACGCGACCGCGCTGTACGCGGCCGGTCCGGTGGGGCTGTCGTGGTTCCGCACCGACTCGGCCTATCAGGCTCTCTTCGCCCACCGGCGCCGCTGA
- the cimA gene encoding citramalate synthase, producing the protein MTFQVYDTTLRDGAQREGLSYSVVDKLAVARLLDEFGVGFVEGGWPGAVPKDTEFFRRARTELDLRHALLVAFGATRKAGVAVADDPQVRALLDAQTPVVALVAKADIRHVERALRTTGAENLAMVHDTVAHLVAEGRRVFVDGEHFFDGYRHDPAYTASVVQTALAAGAERFVLCDTNGGMLPSQITAAITDLTARTGIAPELFGMHAQNDTACAVANTIAAVEAGVRHVQGTANGYGERPGNADLFAVVANLQLKLGLPVLPDGCLEQMVRVSHAIAEIANIAPDTHQAYAGAAAFAHKAGLHASAIKVDPLLYNHVDPSVVGNDMRILVTEMAGRASIELKSRELGLDLAGHPDAVSKVTARVKELEAGGWSFEAADASFELLVRSELPGAAPVRPFALESYRVLVEHREDGAVVSEATVKIRVRGERVIATAEGNGPVNALDEALRVGMSKHYPELRGFELADYKVRILEGTHGTGAVTRVLVETADGTGRDWTTVGVHPNVVEASWHALVDALTYGLDHARV; encoded by the coding sequence ATGACGTTCCAGGTCTACGACACCACGCTGCGCGACGGCGCCCAGCGCGAGGGGCTCAGCTACTCGGTGGTGGACAAGCTCGCGGTGGCCCGGCTGCTCGACGAGTTCGGGGTCGGCTTCGTCGAGGGCGGGTGGCCCGGTGCGGTGCCGAAGGACACCGAGTTCTTCCGTCGGGCGCGAACCGAGCTGGATCTGCGGCACGCCCTGCTTGTCGCCTTCGGCGCGACCCGTAAGGCCGGGGTGGCCGTCGCCGACGACCCGCAGGTGCGCGCGCTGCTCGACGCGCAGACCCCGGTCGTCGCCCTGGTCGCCAAGGCCGACATCCGGCACGTCGAACGCGCGCTGCGCACCACCGGCGCGGAGAACCTGGCGATGGTCCACGACACCGTGGCCCACCTGGTCGCCGAGGGGCGGCGGGTCTTCGTCGACGGCGAGCACTTCTTCGACGGGTACCGGCACGATCCCGCGTACACCGCCTCGGTGGTCCAGACCGCGCTCGCCGCGGGGGCCGAACGGTTCGTGCTCTGCGACACCAACGGCGGGATGCTGCCGTCCCAGATCACCGCCGCCATCACCGATCTGACCGCGCGGACCGGGATCGCCCCGGAGCTGTTCGGCATGCACGCCCAGAACGACACGGCCTGCGCGGTGGCCAACACGATCGCGGCCGTCGAGGCCGGGGTCCGGCACGTCCAGGGCACCGCCAACGGGTACGGCGAGCGTCCCGGCAACGCCGACCTCTTCGCCGTCGTGGCCAACCTCCAACTCAAGCTCGGGCTGCCCGTCCTACCCGACGGCTGCCTGGAACAGATGGTGCGGGTCTCGCACGCCATCGCCGAGATCGCCAACATCGCCCCCGACACCCACCAGGCCTACGCCGGGGCCGCCGCCTTCGCCCACAAGGCGGGGTTGCACGCGAGCGCGATCAAGGTCGACCCGTTGCTCTACAACCACGTGGACCCGTCGGTGGTGGGCAACGACATGCGGATCCTGGTGACCGAGATGGCCGGCCGGGCCAGCATCGAGCTGAAGAGCCGCGAGCTGGGTCTTGACCTGGCCGGCCATCCGGACGCCGTGTCGAAGGTGACCGCCCGGGTCAAGGAGCTGGAGGCGGGCGGTTGGTCGTTCGAGGCCGCCGACGCCTCGTTCGAGCTGCTGGTCCGCTCCGAGCTGCCGGGCGCCGCCCCGGTGCGGCCGTTCGCGCTGGAGTCGTACCGGGTGCTTGTCGAGCACCGGGAGGACGGTGCGGTGGTCTCCGAGGCCACCGTGAAGATCCGGGTACGCGGTGAGCGGGTGATCGCCACCGCCGAGGGCAACGGCCCGGTCAACGCCCTCGACGAGGCGCTGCGGGTCGGGATGTCCAAGCACTACCCCGAGTTGCGCGGCTTCGAGTTGGCCGACTACAAGGTGCGCATCCTGGAGGGCACCCACGGCACGGGCGCGGTGACCCGGGTGCTGGTGGAGACCGCCGACGGCACCGGCCGGGACTGGACCACCGTGGGAGTGCACCCCAACGTGGTCGAAGCCTCCTGGCACGCCCTGGTCGACGCCCTCACCTACGGCCTCGACCACGCGCGGGTCTGA
- a CDS encoding PRC-barrel domain-containing protein — MNRLDPHATHGTTDPMVDDGQGAIPGGAPAGAFSPWSYRDEAGVADADLVGYKVEATDGGIGKIDDASHEVGGSYLVVDTGPWIFGKKVMLPAGTVAQVDHDDRKVHVDRTRDQIKAAPEYDETSHSDSAYRDKLGGYYDDTYGNLPPGTAR; from the coding sequence ATGAACAGGCTCGACCCGCACGCCACGCACGGCACCACCGACCCGATGGTCGACGACGGCCAGGGCGCGATCCCCGGTGGCGCACCCGCCGGGGCGTTCAGCCCGTGGAGTTACCGGGACGAGGCCGGGGTCGCCGACGCCGACCTGGTCGGCTACAAGGTCGAGGCCACCGACGGCGGCATCGGCAAGATCGACGACGCGAGCCACGAGGTCGGCGGCAGCTACCTCGTCGTCGACACCGGGCCGTGGATCTTCGGCAAGAAGGTGATGCTCCCGGCCGGCACGGTCGCCCAGGTCGACCACGACGACCGGAAGGTCCACGTCGACCGCACCAGGGACCAGATCAAGGCCGCTCCCGAGTACGACGAGACCAGTCACAGCGACTCGGCGTACCGGGACAAGCTGGGCGGCTACTACGACGACACCTACGGCAACCTGCCCCCGGGCACCGCACGGTAG
- a CDS encoding branched-chain amino acid aminotransferase, with the protein MSGGDMLDFEIRPNPAPVSAAERAVVLANPGFGQVFTDHMVTIRYSDGKGWYDPRVEARAPIPMDPASAVLHYAQEIFEGLKAYRTADGSVTMFRPEANAARFITSARRLAMPELPAELFVESLRRLVEIDRDWIPEGADASLYLRPFMFASEVFLGVRPAKEYLYCVIASPAGAYFAGGVKPVTVWVSPDYTRAAPGGTGAAKCGGNYAASLSAQAEAIEADCDQVVFLDAVERRYVEELGGMNVFFVYDDNTVVTPPLNGTILPGITRDALLSLATAAGHQVVERPISFAEWQADAESGRLREVFACGTAAVITPIARVRFPDGEFVIGGGEAGRSTTALREQLVAIQRGAAPDPHGWVQRVL; encoded by the coding sequence ATGAGCGGTGGTGACATGCTCGATTTCGAGATCCGTCCGAATCCCGCGCCGGTATCCGCCGCCGAGCGGGCCGTCGTGCTGGCCAACCCGGGTTTCGGCCAGGTCTTCACCGACCACATGGTGACCATCCGCTACTCCGACGGCAAAGGCTGGTACGACCCCCGGGTCGAGGCCCGCGCGCCGATCCCGATGGACCCGGCGAGCGCCGTCCTGCACTACGCGCAGGAGATCTTCGAGGGGTTGAAGGCGTACCGGACGGCCGACGGGTCGGTCACCATGTTCCGGCCGGAGGCCAACGCGGCCCGGTTCATCACCTCCGCCCGGCGGCTGGCCATGCCGGAGTTGCCGGCGGAGCTGTTCGTCGAGTCGTTGCGCAGGCTGGTCGAGATCGACCGGGACTGGATCCCCGAGGGTGCTGACGCCAGCCTCTACCTGCGGCCCTTCATGTTCGCCAGCGAGGTCTTCCTCGGGGTCCGCCCGGCCAAGGAATACCTCTACTGCGTCATCGCCTCGCCCGCCGGCGCGTACTTCGCCGGTGGGGTCAAGCCGGTCACGGTCTGGGTTTCCCCGGACTACACCCGGGCAGCCCCCGGCGGTACGGGCGCGGCCAAGTGCGGCGGCAACTACGCCGCGTCGCTCTCCGCGCAGGCGGAGGCGATCGAGGCCGACTGCGACCAGGTGGTCTTCCTGGACGCGGTGGAGCGCCGCTACGTCGAGGAGTTGGGCGGCATGAACGTCTTCTTCGTCTACGACGACAACACCGTGGTCACCCCGCCGCTGAACGGCACGATCCTGCCCGGCATCACCCGGGACGCGCTGCTCTCCCTGGCCACCGCCGCCGGGCACCAGGTGGTCGAACGCCCGATCAGCTTCGCCGAGTGGCAGGCCGACGCGGAGAGTGGCCGCCTGCGCGAGGTCTTCGCCTGTGGCACCGCCGCCGTCATCACCCCGATCGCCCGGGTACGTTTCCCCGACGGCGAGTTCGTGATCGGCGGTGGCGAGGCGGGACGGTCCACCACCGCGCTGCGGGAGCAGTTGGTGGCGATCCAGCGTGGCGCGGCCCCCGACCCGCACGGCTGGGTACAGCGCGTCCTCTGA
- a CDS encoding DUF58 domain-containing protein has product MSAPTTPAPAGPALADLAPEQRLRRLELTVTRRLDGLLQGQLRGLLPGPGSELAGSREYRPGEDEVRRMDWAVTARTTVPHVREVDADRELTTWLLVDASPSMEYGTAELDKRELSVAAVAAVGFLTAGTGNRLGAQVLSADGLRRFPARSGRTHLLSLLRALLHAPRADAEPPTGPPVGPDLVAALAAVQRTAVRRGLVVVVSDFLDGLPDDHDAPAPWEPALRRLAARHQVLAVEVTDPRELELPDVGLITLVDPETGRRREVWTGDSGLRRRYASAAAAQRDQVARSLRRSGAGHLALRTDRDWTADIVRHVHTQRRLATAPAASRGGVA; this is encoded by the coding sequence GTGAGCGCCCCGACCACCCCGGCACCCGCCGGTCCGGCGCTTGCCGACCTCGCCCCCGAACAGCGGCTGCGCCGCCTCGAACTCACCGTCACCCGCCGACTCGACGGGCTGCTCCAGGGCCAGCTGCGCGGCCTGCTGCCCGGCCCCGGCAGCGAACTCGCCGGCAGCCGCGAGTACCGCCCCGGCGAGGACGAGGTACGCCGGATGGACTGGGCGGTCACCGCCCGCACCACAGTGCCGCACGTCCGGGAGGTCGACGCCGACCGGGAACTGACCACCTGGCTGCTGGTCGACGCCAGCCCCAGCATGGAGTACGGCACCGCCGAGCTGGACAAACGGGAACTCTCGGTGGCGGCCGTCGCCGCGGTCGGCTTCCTCACCGCCGGCACCGGCAACCGGCTCGGCGCACAGGTGCTCAGCGCCGACGGGCTGCGCCGGTTTCCCGCCCGCAGCGGGCGTACCCACCTGTTGAGCCTGCTCCGCGCGCTGCTGCACGCCCCCCGGGCGGACGCCGAACCCCCGACCGGCCCGCCGGTCGGCCCCGACCTGGTCGCAGCCCTCGCGGCGGTGCAACGGACCGCCGTCCGGCGGGGGCTGGTGGTGGTGGTCTCCGACTTCCTCGACGGGCTTCCCGACGACCATGACGCCCCGGCCCCCTGGGAACCGGCGCTGCGCCGGCTCGCCGCCCGGCACCAGGTGCTGGCGGTCGAGGTGACCGACCCACGCGAACTGGAGCTGCCCGACGTCGGCCTGATCACCCTGGTCGACCCGGAGACCGGCCGACGGCGCGAGGTGTGGACCGGTGACTCGGGACTGCGCCGCCGGTACGCCAGCGCCGCCGCCGCGCAACGCGACCAGGTGGCCCGGTCGCTGCGCCGCAGCGGGGCCGGTCACCTGGCGTTGCGTACCGACCGGGACTGGACCGCCGACATCGTGCGACACGTGCACACCCAGCGTCGGCTGGCGACCGCGCCCGCCGCCTCCCGGGGAGGTGTCGCGTGA
- the serA gene encoding phosphoglycerate dehydrogenase codes for MNPVVLIAEELAPAAIEVLAHDFDVRHVDGTDRPALLSALAEADAVIVRSATQIDAEAISAAPRLKVVARAGVGLDNVEVPAATARGVMVVNAPTSNIVSAAEQAVALLLAVARNTASASAALKAGEWKRSKYTGVELQGKTVGVVGLGRIGVLFAQRIAAFGTRLIAYDPYIQPARAAQLGVRLVGLEELLREADFISIHLPKTPETVGLIGEKELAIVKPGVRIVNAARGGLVDEQALADAIAEGRVAGAGVDVYAKEPCTSSPLFAFDNVVATPHLGASTHEAQDKAGLAVAKSVKLALQGEFVPDAVNVQAGGVVAEDVRPLLPLTEKLGRAFTAVAGGVAASVTVEVRGEIVNHDVSVLKLAATKGLFSSVVEEQVTYVNAPHLAAERGVEVALVTQAETVDHPNLVTVRGALPDGRTVSVSGTVAHTGARDVLKLTEVDGFDVEIGAEGILLFLRYADRPGVVGTVGTLLGEAGINIAAMQVARREAGGETLMTLTVDQALGADLLTSAADSIGATAASAADLRDE; via the coding sequence ATGAATCCTGTCGTACTGATCGCCGAAGAACTCGCCCCCGCCGCCATCGAGGTGCTCGCGCACGACTTCGACGTACGCCACGTCGACGGCACCGACCGCCCGGCCCTGCTCTCCGCGCTGGCGGAGGCCGACGCGGTGATCGTGCGCAGTGCCACGCAGATCGACGCCGAGGCGATCTCCGCCGCGCCGCGCCTGAAGGTGGTCGCCCGGGCCGGCGTCGGGCTGGACAACGTCGAGGTCCCGGCCGCCACGGCGCGGGGGGTCATGGTCGTCAACGCCCCCACCTCCAACATCGTCTCCGCCGCCGAGCAGGCCGTCGCGCTGCTGCTCGCCGTCGCGCGGAACACCGCAAGCGCCAGCGCCGCGCTCAAGGCCGGCGAGTGGAAGCGGTCCAAGTACACCGGCGTCGAGTTGCAGGGCAAGACCGTCGGCGTGGTCGGCCTCGGCCGGATCGGCGTGCTGTTCGCGCAGCGCATCGCCGCCTTCGGCACCCGGCTGATCGCGTACGACCCCTACATCCAGCCGGCCCGCGCCGCCCAGCTCGGCGTCCGCCTGGTGGGCCTGGAGGAGTTGCTGCGGGAGGCCGACTTCATCTCCATCCACCTGCCGAAGACCCCGGAGACGGTCGGCCTGATCGGCGAGAAGGAGCTGGCGATCGTCAAGCCGGGCGTCCGGATCGTCAACGCCGCCCGGGGCGGCCTGGTCGACGAGCAGGCGCTGGCCGACGCGATCGCCGAGGGGCGGGTCGCCGGTGCCGGCGTCGACGTGTACGCCAAGGAGCCGTGCACCTCGTCGCCGCTGTTCGCCTTCGACAACGTGGTGGCCACCCCGCACCTGGGCGCCTCCACCCACGAGGCGCAGGACAAGGCCGGTCTGGCCGTCGCCAAGAGCGTCAAGCTGGCGTTGCAGGGCGAGTTCGTGCCGGACGCGGTGAACGTGCAGGCCGGCGGCGTCGTCGCCGAGGACGTCCGGCCGCTGCTGCCGCTGACCGAGAAGCTGGGCCGGGCGTTCACCGCCGTTGCCGGCGGGGTGGCCGCCAGCGTCACCGTCGAGGTGCGCGGCGAGATCGTCAACCACGACGTGTCGGTGCTCAAGCTCGCCGCCACCAAGGGGCTGTTCAGCTCGGTGGTCGAGGAGCAGGTCACCTACGTCAACGCGCCGCACCTGGCCGCCGAGCGGGGCGTCGAGGTGGCCCTGGTGACCCAGGCCGAGACGGTCGACCACCCGAACCTGGTCACCGTGCGGGGCGCGCTGCCCGACGGCCGTACCGTCAGCGTCTCCGGCACGGTCGCCCACACCGGTGCCCGCGACGTCCTCAAGCTGACCGAGGTGGACGGTTTCGACGTGGAGATCGGCGCGGAGGGCATCCTGCTCTTCCTGCGCTACGCCGACCGGCCGGGCGTGGTCGGCACCGTCGGCACGCTGCTCGGCGAGGCCGGCATCAACATCGCCGCCATGCAGGTGGCCCGCCGCGAGGCCGGCGGCGAGACCCTGATGACCCTCACCGTCGACCAGGCGCTCGGGGCGGACCTGCTCACCTCGGCGGCCGACTCGATCGGCGCGACCGCCGCCAGCGCGGCGGACCTGCGCGACGAGTAG